TTTGGGCTTGAGAGCCTGTTCCCTGCCCCAGTCTCTGCATCACTTTCAAAGAAATATCTTTCTTACCTTTCTGTTGCGAGGCCTATCATTTGCAGTTTGTCCCTCTTAGTATCCAGATTCCTTTACTAATTCCTGTAAGAGTAGAGGATAGCTTGGTACTTCCCATCAGTTGCAAAGTGAGGTCTTCCTATTTTGACCTTGAGGCCTTTCACACCTTAGCAAGTCTGACCTTGAGACCTTTTGAGAGCACTCAGTGCAAACAGACATGCTGCAAGTGACTGGCCCATCTTACCTGCTGTCATCATCCAGTTTTACAGTGTAGAGGGAAATTCTTGTCTCCCTCACCTCAAATCTTTTGGTAAGGATACTTGCATGCTGTCTCACCATTCTGGAGCCTATCATAGCATGTATCTGCTCAGCTACGTGTCTGTGATCCAGTTTGCCTTTGGTTCAACTCTTCAATGCTTTCTAGATGTTCCTCTTGTAAAAGTTCAGTTAAAAAATCTACATGCAACTGGTGCATGAGACTATAAAGCCAGTGCCAGCACATTAAAAGAGCAGTGTCTTACTGAGGTGACTTCTTGTACCAAAATAGAATGGCAGGTGGCTTCCCAGCCTGGACCTGTGTAAGATGGATAGTAACTCTGGCAAAACCACACTGCTGGTGGTCCACGGTGGACATGACTTGTGGTTCTTGACCCTCAGGACACCTATGAAAAGCAGCCTATGTGAAAAGCTGTGGCCATTGAAAGCATTATGAGTTCAGATAAAACAGGTAGGTaatttcctccctgccctcccccccccccccccccccccccgacttgcTAACTAATGCCTATGTggcagtctgtggaaagcacccTGGGAGACACAGTCCATTGCCTTGCAATATTTATATGATGTTTTCAGCTTCCTGCGGTATTTTTCCAGAATGCTGAGCAGTCTGTCTTGTTTGAAGAGACTGGCAGTTAATGCAACTGGAGTATAAAAACATCTTTATCGAGTTATCAAAGCTGCTTCTTGTTTACCTGAATTCCATCTGGAGAAAATGCCTCTCTGGGCCTTAGATAAACCAACTGCTGTCCCATTTTTCAGGTTTGCCTGCCCTCTGCTGCCCTCTCGGGCAACTTCATGGGATGCAGAAGAATTTAAAGCTCTCAGTGTTGCAGCTGTTTTATTATGCATTTCATGGAGACTTCTGTAACATGCAcaaatataaatgtaaaatgtatATGGAAATTAGAACGTACCTTGACATAGTATTGTTACTGGAGCTACAGATTTAGATTCAATGCCTAGTTTGGTAAAAACTATATATTGGCAATTGTTCAGATACAAAAGTTCCACGTATGCAGATGACTAATCTTTATTAGGGTTTAGATTACATCACATAACTTAAGTGTGTGCTTCTGAGTGTTACACGTTTGCTGTGCAAGTAGTATGtgttctgctttatttcaggAAGGCTTTTCCTTAATTGATTCCCACAAGTGGCTAAAGATAGTAAGAAGAGCAGACTGCCTGCTGCTTTGTGCACAGTCAAAGGTAAGTTGAgttgcttttaatatttctaatAGCTAACAGTTCTGTATAAGATTTCTTAATATTGGATAAATTAAACCAGAAGTTCTGAGATACTGTAAATTTTCTACATAAATTAAAAGATTTGCTTTTACTCTAGGTATTAAAAATGGATTGAGTCATCTTTAATGTCTTTTGTAACTGCTACTATTCAGGTCTTTTAGACTGCTTTCTGAGAGTTAGCTACTAAAACAGCTAGAcctgtatttattttagaatttatcATCTGCCATGGCTAACGATTAAAAAGATGAAGTGATTCTCTTACATGTACAGAAGCATGCTACCTATGAGTCATACTTCACTCTGGCAAACAAAGCATCTAAACAAACCATTATTTAGCCATTCTGTGGCCCCTGGCCCAGTACTGGCAGGCTGGTGATTCAGGCATTTGGTATTCAAGGCAATGAAAAGGACCTAGGTTTCTGGTCTTCATCTTGGGATCTCATGAAAAGTGGTTGATTAGCCTTTAAGTAATTAAATGGCACTTGCTTGTTACCCGCTTATGTATATATCTCAGTTTTCTTGGTTCTTAGATGAACTCTGAGAAGTTTCTTACTCATCTACACTGAGCACTCACCaggtttttcagaaacaaaacctgtttcaAAATGAGAAGagttctcccttctcccctgaTAGTTTCTAggctttttttcagcagaaacagcTGCCTCTAGTTTAACTATCTCTGCTTGACAAGAGAATTCATCTCTAAGTTAGAAACAGGAATTCTGGAAAAAATATGAGCCCCTTGTTCAGTAGCTGCTAGAGACCAATTTTAACTCTTTGCCCCATTCACAGAACTGTAAAGGCATAAGAATATCTCAAGTATTCAGAGATGTTCTGGAATTCTCCCCTGACAGGAACTCTGGTACAGATTGGGTTATTGTAGCTGCAGGTAATGGCAGTATCCAGAATAGCTGGAAACTCTAAAAATTCCTGTTTAgttgtattttatcttttatttgatCTTTTTTATGAAAGACACAAATATTTCTTTATAGGATGTTGCAAACCAAACACTACAGTTTGCAGAGGGGAGAATGCCTTGCTGATTGCAAGATGAAAGCAGATGTGAGGCCTAATAAACATTGTTTAAATATAAGGACTCATCTTGTTTCAGAGTAAGCCTAGCCTAATGGTGGCACTAGGAACTGCAAAAATATCATAAACTGTTTTAAATTCATGGGTTATGCTTGCCTGAAACCAAAACACCTTTGCTATCTGATTTTATTTGTCAGATTCTTAAAAATGTGGAATATCACTGAAGAAGACTACCAAGCTGTTGCAGTAATTAGTTCTGATGAATCAGATCATCAGCTTCCTTTCCAGTTAATAGAACTAGTTCCCCAGCAGAGTGTTAAGGGATTCTGCTGCATCTCACAAGAAACACAAAATCAACATCACAATCACTTTGAGGCTTGAACAAAGCTCTGAGGGCCAGTTAAGAAAAGGAGGAATATTAACATAGTCTTAAATTAATTTAGTGCATTTAAATGTTTACTTACCATGAACTCACATGACAAACTGGATTTAGTGGCACTGCAGTGGTCCTATCGTACAGTTTCTCCACTGTATACCCTAAATTATAGCTGAAGTGATTCTGTAAATGCGGTCAGCGTATATAACTTCCATACTAATCTTCAAAAATACTTAAATTCAGGAAGCCAGCCACACCATGTAAGGGGTTACATCTCAACCCTGCTAGACCTAAGTAAGGAAAGAGTCAAGCAGAAGCCATttaagcagaggaaagcaagctaggtgtcctggtttcagctgggatagagctaactgtctccctagtagctggtacagtgctgtgttttgagttcagtatgcgaagaatgttgataacactgatgttttcagttgttgctcagtagtgtttagactatagtcaaggatttttcagcttctcatgcccagccaaggcacaagaagttggcacaggacacagccagggcacctgacccaaactggccaacggtgtattccataccatgggtcttcccatctagtataggaactgggaagtgggggcagggaatggccgcttggggactggctgggtgtcggtcggggggtggtgagcaattgccctgcacatcatttgtacattccaatccttttattattgctgttgtcattttattagtgttatcattattagtttcttcttttctgttctattaaaccgttcttatctcaacccatgagttttacttctttttccccgattttctcccccatcccactggatgggggggagtgagtgagcggctgcgtggtgcttagttgctgcctggggttaaaccacaacactaggTTTTCAGAAACCAGCTCCTACATGAGTGCACAGGGCAAATAAGGAACATGGGCAACTAAAAATTACACTATTATTTCTGATTTATACTGTGCTTGGGTTTTTTGAAAGTCATTAATATTGCATTTATAGTGAAACTTACTCTTTTCTTAAGAAATCTGATTTTAATAGGGCACTGTGGACTCTTAGCTAGCAGAATGAGTTTCTAAACTGTATTTTGAGAAGCTTAGTGTTAACATACTCAAAGGAACAAGAAACGTAGACGATACCTGTTGCGGATCACTGTTGAAACTCAGCTGTACTAGTGGAAATTTTATTCTGTGAAGCACACGAGTGTCTGATTCTGAAGCCGTACCTGTCAGATGCACATTTCTGTCTTAAACTTAGCTGAAACAGCTGCGTGGCTGTGACTGCCCTTTATACAGCTCCATCTCTAGTTATCACTTATCTCACATTAGTCTTTGATGTGCCTCTATGCATAACAATTTTTATATGAAACTATCTGTAAACAGCAGCAAGACAAATGTTCTTAATATTCTTGTACAAAGTCATTTTCCTTCACACTATTTTCGTTGAGCTTGGCCCTCTGTCCCAGCATGGGAAGAGGTGCAAATTTGATGATCCAAGTGACCTCAAGTTTCTCTAATACTTAGCTCTTGTATGGTTCAGATGTTACTGCCCAGTACTCAGTTTATGCTAAAACTTGACATCATCTTAGCTGAATTTGAGCACTCTCTCTCTTTTCATAAACGAAAAATGTTTAACTTACAAAGTCTACTGTTGTTTATAAACTGCAGTCTTAAGTATATACCAGTCCTTATGAAAAAAGAGAGGGCAATACAAATAGCTCAGACTGAAACTTGATTTGGGGATTATAGGGATAACTAAAACAAGTGTTCTTTGAAAGTGTCCAAAAGGAATTCAAATTAAGATGCAAGTTACCTTTCTGTCATTTTAATGAGAAGTCACCTGTCTGGCATATCCACAAATCATTTCTCAGTTATGTGAAGCTGACCCAGTTAAGCTGAATCTTAGTTAATTAGAGGAAATGTAACTGGGCACTGGTAAAACAAGTGCTATAGTTTgaattattttgacatttttccctGTAAAAGGTGCTGAGACAAGCTTTTATGCTTACAATGCCCTAAAAATCATTTTATGCAATACAAGCATCTTAAAATAACATGCATGTAAACATACAGGCTGTCATAAGGGCTGGCTCATCTTTGAGACAAAAAACTTTGAAGTGAAAGATGTCCTTGTATTTGTGTAATCAGCAGGCTAGCAGCATAtctagtcattaaaaaaatggttttgatgtTGAAATCCCAGAAAGATGAAGACTCAAATAAGCTAGGTCGGTCTAAGGAAAACTTTTCTAGTACTTCAACTGggttttaaatttgaaatttcaaGATCAAACTGAAAGTCCCATTAAGTCACTTTCTAAACAAGGCTCTTTCTAAAAGAGCCTTCAGTATCTGCCTTATGCCAGTTGAACGGGCTTAGGGCAAGCTTATCATGCCTGACAGACTCTTCAGTCCTcctttttcagtgcagtttgCTAGACCTCATGTACTTAAAATATCTATTACGGTACAGCCTGACAACCTATACTGGGGGGTCAGAGCTATCCAGTTTGATTTTTAGCATTATTTCACTATTTGAAGCAATGCATGTGAGTTTCTTGCACTCCTAATCAACTGCGTTGGCATCTAttcaaggaaaagcagcattcagTTGGGAGTGCCAAACAATTTGTATGTTTACACAGGCAGACGAGGTAGGTAGGTAAGGCTGGGTTTGATGCAGACAGGAACAAAAATCCTAAATGGAACATTCAGTTCCCAGAGCTTTTAGTTTAGATTCCAAAGTTAACTTCTGCTTACTTTagtgtaatttcattttttgtcaCAAGTAACTGTTCAGAGTTGGCATGTCCTTAGAGGATACTACCTGCAGCAACAATAAGAACTTAATTTCCCTGCTATACATGTAAAAACTCTGTCATCATGGCAAGGTTTGTTCACTTGGCTAGACCTTTAATTAGTTGACAAATGGCCCTGCTCACTTACCATTTTCTTGGGGTTGCTTGAACTGATTTTCAAACTGGGAATCATAGTCTTCTGGTTTAGCTGCtgggaaaaataatgaagataCAGCAGGGAaaacttgtttggttttaagTTGGTGCAGTGATTTGAAAATTTATCGCCTTCTTCCTAACTTTAACAAATAGGAATTTAATTAAATCAAAATAGTTTGAGGGGATTCAcagttaatttaatttctctttttggcTTTTGAGCAGAATGAATGCCGCATGTTTCGTGTTCAGTTTAGTGGAGATTCAAAAGAGCAGATGCTGGAACACTGCTACAGTTGCATTCAGAAACTTGCAGAGTACGTACCAGTTCAAGTAACTGATGAACAAAGCCAGAAGCTCTATCACAGTCTCAATCAGCTGGCTAATGGTGAAAATCAAGCAAAGGACACTGAACAAAATGCATCAATACTACATACAGTAAGTAAGCAAGAAcatacagacagaaaaataatcGGCTATTCGTGTTAGATCTGTAAATGCCAAGctttacttctgaagaaaaagtttttTGGAACTATGTGACCATCTATATGAAACACAATTTGGGAAACCCAAAATTCAGTTTACATCCAGGGAAACCTAGTTAGTGAACAGGGCTAGAGCTATTCAGGAAGTCAACTGCTGGCTACCATCTTCCCAATTTCTTGGTGTACCTCAAGAAAGTTAACAGAAAAATGCTCAAAGAAGCGGTTCTAGGTCCTCAAGCTTATTGTAATGTACCTCAGAGCAATGAGATGCCTTCATTTTGGCCTCCAAGAGGTCACTAATAACCAAAATGAATATATACGTTTCATGTGATCATAGGAAGAATATTAGCAAGCATATGGAATGAGATTtataggtggggaaaaaaagctttgctcTGGGGTTTGAACTTTCCTTTGACTAGGGACCCTGGAAACAAGAGAACAATTTATGCAGGGCTCAGGCAAACATAGGAAGTTACTAACCATTAAAAGAAACTGCAGCAAACACTACAGCCAAGTGTTATTTACCAGTTCCCAATCAGATGGTGGTATGGTTTGATGGAAGACTTAGATGGTTTCTGCTGAGGTAAATGAACAAAAATGGGGCAGAAGACAAGAGCTGAATAGTTACCAAAAACCCATGTCTACAATTTCATCAGTGTGGATTTCAGCTAAGACTGCTGGGAACAACCTGGCAGACTTTCACATAAATTATACAGGGTAAGAAAAAGGATTAGAGCTGTTTAAGTAACCATGAATTGTGTCCTCCCTTTTGGGTTTACCTACTCCTGTTTTAGTGTTAATAATAGTAAATATGCAATTCTATCAATCTGAGCTTCACCTGACACATTTAAAAGTGATTTCAGGGTAGGAACAGAATGTTTCCCCTCTCCAAAACAAAGACCTAAGGTAAATGGAAAAGGCAAAGGCAGATAGTGTTTCTGAGGGTGACTAATTCTTAAACGTATGCTCTCTTGGGTATCCAGAGGATCACATTTACCAGCTCTAAAAAACATCCCTGCAGCTAACTTAGCCAGTAAAGCTCTTGATATGTGATAAAAATATCAGGACCAAGACTGAGCCCTGAAAAAGCAATGTCAAAGCTTTCAGCTACATCATTTTCATGATATAATCTAGGAAGGTTCTACTCTACTGGACAGTGGAATCATATTTGGTAGAGAAAGTGGGCAGGGGGGGAATATATTGGTAATTTAACTTACACCATTTCCAGGAAGGCATATGGGAGACCTTCAACAGCTGATATTCAATATTTATTGTTTATTCTTTAAGCAGATTACCTATACTTTGGGCTTTGCTCATTTCCTCATAAGCTAAAgaatgaaaggcaaagaaaatatttcatggcaGAATGCTATTGAACACCAACAGTCATACTGTTGGtattaaaaatgttcttgctCCAGAAGTTAAACTGAAAACTTCACTCAGAAAATAGAATTGACAGTTTAAACCATCTTTTCAGTGATGTGAcccatgggaaggaaaaaagcatgCTCGTAGGGAGCACTCATACACAGCATTTTCTAGTTACTTCCAGTAAGTAGTTTAAAAGTTATCTGAGTTTAGACATGACAGTTTAACTACAGGCCCATTATTTcatgtctttcatttttaaagacttGAGCAGATGTGCATTCACGTTCCATAAAAAGATGCCTTTTTACTGCATAAGGTAGCTGAGCACATTCTCTTCCCGTTATCTCTAAAAATGGAACTACTTCCCTTCTTGCACATAACCACACTCTGCTTGGTAACAAGCCCTTATTTGCATTTGGTATTTTGTAGCCAGATGAGCCTCTATCAGATTCCTGTACAAGCCTTGGAGAAAGAAGATCTCTAACACAGCTAGCgcaggtaaaaaaacccaaccccaaactaaAAATCTATTATTTAGATCCTATAACTGATCTCTTGGGCATGGAGAGAAAGCAAGCTATCTCATATTCAGTAAACATCTGGTAAATGACTTCCCTGAACATCAGGATGCCATCATCTATACCAACAAAACCACAGGATTTTGTGTAATGATCTGGAGCTAGGAAATAAGCTGCAAAACCAGGTATTTCATGGTGTAATTACTTCATTTGCATAAGAACAAACCACACATTGAGAGCAAACAAATACCCGGAGGTCACATCCAAATAAATGGCTTTGTCACTCTTTTGGCTCTGAAGGAATTACTTCTGCTGTCATAGCTTAAGTCCGAAACTATCAATCCTCCTTGACCCACAGCAAAAGATTCCCTAATGCAACTGACAGCTTCCCTGTGATGTCCAGGGTAAAGCCGTATTTAAAAGTAACTGGAAGTTAATTGTTGCTTGTGTACTGTGAATTTGGGATAGTGCAGAATCAGATGACTGAGCAGAAGACTATACTCTTGCCCACCTCTGTTGCTGTGCAGTTGCTTCTaggggtcttccttaccctttttcCATATTCGCAAGATGATCAAGTCAATGTTTCTTCACATCAGTGGTACAAAGGATAATTCCTATCCTCCCTGTTACAAATCTTGTCATCTCTTAAACCCAAAAAAGCCTTTTAAACACCTCTTTTCAGAAAGTAAGAGTTCCCTATACTCTCAGTGGCGAGTGCTGTATTATGTGTGCTGCTGGTTGGTTCCCAACAGTTTTGTTAGTGTCCTTGTACAACACAGTGGGAGTGCATCAATGAGCACGAGTAGTCAAACAAGGGGCAGTTTGCCTTCAGCAACTGTATTTTCCATGACCAATCTCTGCTTTAAGAGGTAATACTAGGAAATGCAAGTTAAAACCAACATTATAAACAGCTTAGCTTCTAAAAACTGTTATTCTGTGGTCCCTGTGTAAGATGGGAGCACGATACCTgcttcaaacaaaaaaagctttctgcCAGTGAGGCCTGCATTTGCTgtacatatttttctgtccctCGCTTGAAGTACTAACAAATTCCCCAGCACAAGACAACTCCTTGATGTAGTAGTTTCCCACATCCTCCTCTACTTGCCCCTCTTACTTCTTAGTCAGCTTAACCCAGCTAGGATCTCCCATGCCCTGGCCCACACACTTGCCCTGCAAAGTTTGCTCCAGGCTGAACTTCTTTTCCCCACTCCCACGAGTCAAACACAGCTACACTCCCAGCTGTCAGTGTGCCTGGTCCATCTGCCAGTTGTCTCGCACCGATACAGGTTCATGCAGCAGAAGCTAGGGCCTGACTGAAGTTAACAGCAATTCCACCTTTCTCAGACAGAGAGGCTTGGTTTAGCCTGCGCTGCTCGTATCAGCATGTCAAAGAAGAGGCTAAAGTAGGCATCTGAAGTTTTTTAAAGCCAGATACAGACTTAACTAGCATTAGGCACTTCCCCCCAATAACAAAACCATCCACCTTGATCCCCAGCCGCCTCTGGACATCATACTTACCTCACCACAAAGTAAGTGTTGgtgattttctttgcttctgctctCCCATGCAAAGCATCCGTAACTGATGCTGCAGTTTTAATGACTTCAGCACAGACaggtaaaaaaaagttaaaggctGAGCGGGGGATGAGGTCTATAGAACAGCTGCAGCCTGAACATGGAAACATTTTGGTACAAACACTCAGTCATTAACACATACTACACACAACGTCGTTTAGAGcgagcagcagccctggctgcagtaGGGCCTTTGAACTGTGAAGTTACTATTTCTTTACCATGGCTTACATCCAGCAGGAAAGCTGGCAGCTGGCCACAATGAAGTTTTAGTCGAGCTGCTTTCAGCTTGTTGTCATAGGAACAGCATCATGGAATTGCCCAATAACCTGCTGGTCCATTAGACTTGCGCATTTCTCTAGCGTAGAGCAGCAGCGTCACGTATGGATGCTGGGAGGCGGTCAGGGCTTCCTCAACCTCAGGACATGATGTTgtgcatcttctgctctgctgccaCTAGTTTTACACCAAAAAGCAACATGATGCACACAGCTCGCCCACCAAGGGAAAAACCTGGGGGAAGGGCTTAAATGGGCATGAAAAGGATGTTTTAACTCTTTAAAAGCCCCATAATTAACTTCTAAAAGACATCTTGCTAAATTAAAAGCTTAGAACTGCATACTTGGTTATTCTGACACAATTCAAGTAGCCATACATATGCTTCCTACAGGATCCTTTTCTCTTACACAGAATGGATATTGAAAAGAAAGCCATGTTACCCAGGCAATTGGCATTTCTGATttaaataattgcaaaaaaatccaaagttgCATAACAGCTATATTGGAATTGAAGCTAggtgtcagagaaaaaaatttacagacACGATTGCAGAAATCTTATCTGATGGAAGTATTCGAACAGCATTAACAATGAGGCAGATGCATCTTTATTAAATACTAAAGGAAAACTTTGACGTTGCTGCATTGTTACAAAAACACTGTAACATTACCTTTCATGTCCAAGACTAGTGCAACacctttggtttttttactttcgtAGTCTGTGCTGAAAAAGAAGTCTGAGCTCCCCCTTTTGTATCAGCATTCGGCGTGGCGTGCACAAGAGCTGAGGCCCTTCATTCGCTTATGCCTTATGGATCAGAATTTCCCAGCTTTTGTGGAAGATGTGGAGAAGGAATTGAAAAAACTTGTGGAAGGTTGAGAAATACCAAACACCAGCTTATTACCACTGGAATACACACTCCAGGGGATACCCAGCACTCAGGATACACAAGCTTAAGTGTGATTAAATATTTGAAGAAGTCTCACGCTGTTTTttgtcagtgttttatttttaaaaacaggtgaaTCCACTTTTTATACATCATTGCACTTCAACAAATACACAGAACACAAGTTCATGCATCTACAGTTACGCACATCATGAGAACCCTGTTAGGTCTATTTCTACAATCTTTAAATCATGAGAAATTACAGTGTCAAACTAAAGAGTATAACTAGTTGCATAGAATATCACCATGCTGTAACATTTCATcgtttaaacaaaacaaaaaaaaaaagaaaattataaaagttTGCCTGAATTGAATGTACAAGAATATGTTGAACACATCAGTGCAAAAGGATTTGAGAATTTACAtgagttaacaaaaaaaaaatcacttaaaaagcaatcatatatatatatttataaactgaagttttgtttttgttttcaaactgcaTTCCTCCACCACCATGTCAGGCCATTCCAGCTTTTGAAGTCTGATTATAGGACACCCGAGTCTCTCTATATAGGTTAAGCCCTTAAGATAATTTCAATTTATATTACTTCTCTAAGTACCAGAACAGTATAATTCTCTCATCTTTCAGACATACAGTAAGGAATGAATATCAGcagcttaaaaatgaaacacaattactgtattttggttttccccctccccccaaatataaatatatactgtatatatttttaagttttgCTGTACTTTACAAAAAGTATCACTAGATGGCAGCAGTGCGTTTTAGAGCTTTGCCAATTTAACAGCTACAGGAAGTAAAAAATGGCGCATGCGTGAATCGACTTACTACTTCTAATGTTTAAatagattaaggaaaaaaaaaaaaaagcaacattcacAGCACATCAAGCCCAAAATAGTTTACACCTTCTACACTGAAGCATTATTAAAATTTATCTGGCTAGGTCATCCTTGCAGGAGAGGCTAAATAAGGCATGCTTTAGACAGTCATATTGTTGCTCActtgaaaaggaggaggaaaaaaaaaaaaaaatcagacagaacTGGAGTTCTAGAACCAAGAGTTCCAACCCTTAAATTTAGCAGGTCATATTGCCATCAGTCTCTCAGAAACTTAAAGCTctaaaaaagaaatgagaaaaggtgCTAGTCAATGCCTGGCAGCATTTTCAACATCACGTGCCATAACAACGTGCAATCAAAGCGCTTAACATCTGGGTTTTGTCTTAAATGAAGATAAAGGCTTCCCAACCAAAGTTAGCTTCCAGATTTTAAGATTAAATGAGGaaacgtttggggttttttttattagcaaGAGTAGTGATTATGTGGAGTTCAACAGCTACTGGATCATTAACTACCtgcatattttatgaaaaaaatcttgtgcTAAGCCACAGTGCTCTCTGAAACGTGGCAGGAAGGCTAGCGCCATCCTCTGAGCAGCTGGTAACTTTTTAATACATGGAACGAGTTACACTTACGCACCCCAACCACTACAGAAAAAGGAGGACTTTAGCCTGACCATTTGAGATGTGTGCGAGTCATACTTACATGATaagcatttttaatttgtgtttctcTGGCGTAAGTTTTTATCTTTATGATTGTTTGTAGAATTGGTTttcctggagaaagaaagaattaaaaaaatgcaccaaAATCAGTCAcaagcataggaaaaaaaatgtctttgtacATAACAAACAGCATTTCATTCTTCCTCCTCCTAAGTGGCTAAGGGCAACACAACTTCTAGACATTGTATCTTGCCACCTTCTTTCC
This window of the Accipiter gentilis chromosome 10, bAccGen1.1, whole genome shotgun sequence genome carries:
- the REC114 gene encoding meiotic recombination protein REC114, which encodes MLLPPVQRRPLSAGMAVAGEGRSSEPGQASVPGGTGDTSLLGSATTWPLKRYGRFLPPTDGDDEGQNTSSWKVFESNEESGHLILTIVVSGHFFISQGRTVLEGFSLIDSHKWLKIVRRADCLLLCAQSKNECRMFRVQFSGDSKEQMLEHCYSCIQKLAEYVPVQVTDEQSQKLYHSLNQLANGENQAKDTEQNASILHTPDEPLSDSCTSLGERRSLTQLAQSVLKKKSELPLLYQHSAWRAQELRPFIRLCLMDQNFPAFVEDVEKELKKLVEG